Part of the Vespa crabro chromosome 15, iyVesCrab1.2, whole genome shotgun sequence genome is shown below.
AAAAATGTGCTAGCCCCGTCTAAAACACTTTCTAATAAAacaatcttattataattcgcaAAATTTGTCTGCGACGTTTTCAAAATTCTATCGGGAATATCGTACTTCGATTAACGTCGAGGaactcattttttcttttcttccgtcGAATAGTTCGCGAAGagtgactttttttttattaattctcatcacggatatatatatatatatatgtatgtatgcgaatgtgtatgtgtatataaataaatatatatatatatatatatatatatatatatatatatgtttgtgtgtaaaTTTCTTCAGcttgaaaaattttgttcaaCTTCGATCtacgtaaatatattgatttaaaCGCGTGGAAGCGTTCGACACGAGCGAACGACCTCTTCTTCATCGCAAACGTCATCTTCAAGTGAATCTTATTGTCTCCTTGATCTTTGGATATGGTCAAAGAAACATCAGAGGAGGATAAAATCTCAACAATAACCggtgagaaagaaataaaatattctacaaatatttatgtatatatatatatatatgtgtgtatgtgtatatatatgtacatttatatgtacaatttgtaattgacattaatatgtattatatattacgtggaaaattttttcgtaggatagaaaaaaattaaaaattgatatttcattttttgtttactttgaTAGGTAATGTCAACGTCGATGAACCTGCCGAATATGAAAGAGCTATTTCGGTTACTGGtaggtttcttttttatcgaaagatgtttttatttcttcttcttcttcttcttcttcttctttcccgtttcttttctttttttctgtctttcatttttcatttcttcttttattttttttttctttcttttttctcctctctacACTTTGattaatacgaaaaataattaatgagatgcgtcgaatattatatacgttaaagattatcaaagaattatcaatacaatatttcttctcttgGATTTCTTCACTCAGCATTATCATATTTCAGATAAAAATTTCGTATATTTccaaataaataatctaatttAAATATGGACTTTGAGTAATTGATTGAAAATATGTCTGAACGTAGAACGACTTATTCTTACGTACGAGTACGATCGCataatcttaattaaaaaataatttttaggCTTTGGACTGTTCAACGTATTACTCTTCATGGCGGCATTGCCGATAGCATGGACCGGTGCCTTTGATACAACATCACCCGCATTTATTTTAGCATCTGCCGAATGCGACCTGCAACTGACATTTTTTCGAAAAGGACTACTCATTGCATTTCCCTTCATAGGTAAAAgtgattttctctttattttcttttttcttttttttttttttcttttctttttttttttgcttttcacatttttatcttctttccttttctccgaCAATTATTCACAGATCTTCCAAACTGcactatctatttatctatctatcgtaaTAACTTTGTCCATCAGAGTACACGTTGCTTGTCACTGATAACCAAAGTCGCATTatcataaaatctttgaaattgaatgataacgtttgatttaaaaaacgaaaacaacaaaaaaaaaagaaaaggaacaagacACGAAAATTATATcagttatttaaaaagaaagtaaaaaaaaaaaaaaaaaattaacaaacaaacaagtaaggaaaacgaaataaaaaaagaaaaaaaaaaaaacacacgcacacgcacacgcacacgcacacactaTGAAACTCGTTCCGTGATAAAAACACGAATTCGAAATTTGATTCttgatcttataaaataaaacaattacaattaaaacgatGTATTTGTTTGTCTTATCAATAGCAATGCTGGCCACTGCTTCGTTGTGGGATTACGTGACGATTTACGTAGGCAGAAGGACCTTGTTCGTTCTTGGCTTACTAGCGGATTCCATCCTAAATATACTAAGCACTGCTGTAGACTCGTATCACGTGTTCTTACTCATTAAATTTATCAGCGGTGTCATGTGAGTAAAGAACGAATGATATaggatagaaaaggaaaaaaaaaagaaaaaaaagaaaaaaaaagtaaaaaaaaggaagaagaaaaactaaaagagtggtgaaaaaaaaaaaaaagaaaaaaggatagttAACATGCAACACAAATGATTTACGTGTGCCATTTTATTTCCTCGTTTAAAAGcttaaagagaataattttcttatcttatttGACGTTACTATATCATAATTTGGAATTGACGTAACCATACTTTTACTTCTATAAGCGTactcacgtatatacatatgtgcgtGCATATGCCTGTGCACGCTCGCGTCCACTTACATGcatctattatatttctctttatgacatatatatatatatatatatatatatatatatatatatatgcatacatacacagaaagagggagagagacaaacaAGCAAACACAAAGAGACACACATATAAATTCCAGAGCTGGCGGTCCACCCTCGATGGTGATGGGATACTTAACAGAATTTCACTCTGCAACATATAAACCACGTTTCGCCGCCTGGTCTGGTTTTCTGTTTTCCATGGCAACTATCGTACCAGCAGGTAGGAAACGATTCATACGTTGATATAATCGTACTGATGAGATTTGATTCAACGAAAAGTCATAATAacaagagaatataaaatatttttgtttcttttattcaataacatttaattaataatcaattaaataataaaatatcaaagcttaaataatcaaataatcgttgtaataacattcatttgcacaaaatataatataatatatatatatatatatatatatatatatatatatatatataaatatgtatatatgtatagatataataagactatctagaaaaatatattctataattattaataataatttattttctttatagcTTTGGGCTTTACTATATTACCCTTAGAATGGGTAGTCGATGTATTTGGTAAAAGCTATAACAGCTGGcgaatttatttacttctttgTTCAATACCACCTGTTCTTGGACTTGTTACTGCTAGCATGTTACCTGAAAGTCCAAAACATCTCATGGAAATTGGAAGGCAGGATGAggcattaaaattatttcgtagAATGTACACCATGAACACAAGAAAACCAGCCGATACGTTCTCGGTAAGGTTCGTAATTAATCGATATGTAGTAGTCGTTATATAGCATGagtcaataacaattacatgtcataataattaactcacataattatgtatatatatatatatatatatatatatatatatatatatatatatatagatcgataaaagaggaaaaaaaagataaaagaaaaagaagaagaaggaaaacaaataatgaacaatatattattacatataaatcgtttctctttgtatataaaaaaaaaaaagaggaaaaaaaagataaaaaaaaagaagaagaaggaaaacaaataatgaacaatatattattacatataaatcgtttctctttgtatataaaaaaaaaaaaaaaaaaaaagtcaaacaGAAATAACCGGtctgttcttattaatttgttatttttttattttcttaatcattATTTCATGAATTCTTACTATCCAAGAAATTGTTATCGACTCACCCTGTATATCATTCTCCTATCATGTCGATCGGTTAATTAAAGACAAGTTTTAACGCGAAAGTTTCATCTAACGCATGTAACTTTTCTGAACCTTCGCTAAGATCGAATTTACGCGAACTGTTAACGTTGGAAACATAGCAAAAAGGATAGGTAGAAAAGTTTTCTTAGATTGAGGATcgtaaaagtaattataacggGTAGCGCTCTAACTCTTCTCTCGCGTTATAGTAAGGAAATAACTTTCTTTTCGATCCTTATCCTAagaagtttttttctttctttctctcattctttcctttattccttccttccttcttcacTATTCCAAACCAATCAATGAGAGTTTAATCATTTTCCCTTTCGTGAATTTACACTATAAATCGTTCTGAAAATGGCTTGgtatggatggatggatggatggctTCAACGTTAACTCATCATTCAACGTACGTCGTAATGAAGAACCATGATAATAGAGACTATTTTAACGACGTGGTTTAATCAATGCTCGTAAATTGCTGAATATTACGCTCTCATATCTCGTGGGACTCGTTTACGGCCAAACGATCGcgttaataatcaaaatttctGACATTCCTACTAACGAAACCTATACGAATATTTTAGCTATCGTCTGAATTTTCAGaacattctcttttctctctctctcactctatcaaattttttatactaaACTGAATTCGTAAACAACAATACGTCGAATTAAACTATCACGTCCAACATGATACTCCTACCATATCGTATTCCAAtgatataattcatatttaaagattaatgattaataattaatttataataataattaatttattacttataaaTATACGATGCTGTATATCAATGCTGTATAACtcaaaaatgatgataataataataataataataataataataataataataataataataataataataataatattataataataatatttggacaataaaattaataatttattgtccAAAAATTCTTACTtccaacaattttttttttcatataactaACGTAACAATAATGTCTACTAgttaaagatttttcttttctttctattttatcatcatttatgAATCAACGTATGACAAATCGTTCGTTTAGAAAGAAAggaccaaagaaaaaaaaaaaaaaagaagaagaagaaggaaagaaaaaactaaatcgaaataattccaaCTAAGCTTACGTGTAATTCCCAGCCAATACTTTATGAGATTTTCTATCgtcgatgtatgtatatatatatatatatatatatatatatatatatatatatatatatatgtaggaatCAAGATTGATTACGTGACAAAGTCTTATCGGTCGTTAACTTGTCCGCAAGGTCAATCCCCCTATTGTAGAACGAAAATACGCGAGgagttccttttttccttctttttctttcttcttttttttttttttttttttttttctctaaattcACCCTCTGATACTTTTAACAAACGGCCATgacagaagaagagagagaaagagagagagagagagatatctttGCACGTAGAAAACAAACGACACTTTTTATTTACGATACGTCCAGCAAAAGCACGTGAGAAAGGGATGCTTGGCCCgcgttggttggttggttggttggtatGGTACGGTAAAGGGTAGAAACGGTTGAGGGGGAGGGAATGGTAGGTTGCCGTCTGACTCGAGAAAACAGAGAAACGGCAAAATCGGATTTTCCAAGCGAATAGAACATTTAGATACCGGGACGGCGTGTTGGTAGCGTCGGATGTATAATTCACCTACGGGGAGGATTCTAGAGAGACCGTCGGCCTCTCGCATTGTTCTCTCCTCTTGCACGTTCGTTTTCCAGATAAAAGCTTTGGTCGTCCAGAAGACGCAATTATCACGGCCGACGTTAAGGGCGAGCCTCGAAAAAATGCGAATCGACCTTTACAACACTAAACTCTTGTTCTCGGCGCCTTATCTTCCAGCCTTCTCTTACGTAACTTTCTTACAATTTGGAAGTATGCTCGGGTAAGTAAAATCCAATGAGAAACCTTATTTTGACCAATCATTCACGTTATtacttctttcattctttctttctttctttctttctttctttcttttttttttttctttctttactttattataaggataatgataataataatcatatttactcgttaacaacaacaacaacaacaacaacaacattatCAATTAATACGTAAGATataaacgtaaagaaaaaaaatattaattttaatcgtgaatacttttttgatattataaaacgtttaattcctaaagaaagagaaagagaaagatatatataccgTACAAATGAAATgctttgttaatgttataaagATCAACGTgttttgatatattctttcagTTTTAATACTATGAGATTATGGGTCCCACATATGTTCATGATTTTAAGTAACTATGATTACGAGCATTGGAAACCTGTCGGAAGAGCTCCAACGATATGTGAAATGTTGGATCGTCATGCCGCTAAACCAGGCAGATTATATTTAAACAGTACAAACTTTGACGATGCATGCTTCGAGGTaggttctttatttttcctcttgatCGAGAAATGcataataattacgaagatatatatatatatatatatatatatatatatatatatatactctttattTTACACAAAGATATCACTGATCAACTGATAATAGACTTATTATGTATTCTTCGTTAAATGACTCAtattcgtaattaaaaatgcttcattaataaaataatataattgtttttgtatcattatcttttatgttttgttattgattgacatatatatatatatatatatatatatatatatatatatatatatatttattatataatattttcttcttctctgattttcttctttattctcttctcttcctcttcttcttcttctaatcaTAGTGGAAAATCAATCCTGTCGTTTATCAAAATTCAACGATAATTGCATCCTCCGCCGTTCTCTTCAGTTTCCTTATGGGATTTCTAATGACGACGAGATTACGAAAGCAAATGATATTATGTAAgtacttttttcatatttattataattagaaattattatattttatatctctttgATAGATAAACGAAAGAGTATATCCCAGTCAcggaattattaataaaacggGAAAAcacttatattatttgaagTATAACGCAAGTGTTAAATTTTGAACGTAAAAATTGATCttttggattttctttttctttctttctttctttctttctttcttttttctttctttcttttttttttttcgtaaataataGCATATTATCTCGACAGAAAACttctcaattttatttaattccatTAGAAAAGTATCTTCTGTCAGGGAAAGAAATTTACTTGTGTtattaaaaggataaaaaaaaaaaaaagggaaataaaaaaaaaaagaaaaagaacagaaaaaaggaaggacaaTATGCCTAATATATTACgacgtttcatttattttacttttattatgaataattttgactTTGATACTCTTTCTCATGTATccatataatcatatatttattaatttatttaataattattttacgttcgttaaaaataatatatcgttatattgatcgtccattataaaaattctattaaaatttcattcgattaaattagatatatcgatatacGAACGATCACATTtgttataattcatattaattagAACGCCTGTCTAACATTGTGACAAAACATATTagtaatgcatatatataattaatggtTTCATTATGAAGGACAATGACGAATCGAATAACATCTTGAATTTAATTCGTAGATTAACAGATACTACTGTTGCAGTTGCGGCCTTCCTGATATCGCTGGCAAGCAGTTTTGGAATAAATTGGGCACAGGCACCTCCCTATATGCTGACGTTAGCAGCCGCCGTTATCGTGACATCAAGAATAGCGAGTAATGTCGTTAACGCGGTGAATGCCGACGTTATTCCTATACCGTTAAGGTAATACCTCgtaaataaaactataaacGTTTATTATAAAACCATTAACAATGTTTCAAACGATTCGATCAAGATCATAATCCCTCATTTTCATCTCAAATCCCTTTCTTCGTCATTCTTACGCGAAAAATTAATTGCCCTTCGATATTTCGAGTAATTTGgaatttcagaaaaaaaaagaaataaataaatgaacaaataaatgaatgaacacAATCTTTTCATATCAATTTCTATGAACACAATGTGCAGCAATtcgttcatttaattattcgtttaaaCTTTCATATCAGATCggaacgtttttctttttttttctttttcttttttttttttttttcgaaattttaaacGAACTCTACGGAGACAGAAATttcttgataaaaataataattatacctaGGAGTATAAAATAAGTCTAATCGTTTTTAcatatctttctcttgatctcccctccccctcctgcCTCTCCCCCCGCCTTAGTATAAGAATatctttgagagagagagagagagagagagagaggagatggGGGTGAGaaagatttcatttctttttatctcttctttttttctttttttttttttgtttttctttttctttttttttggctcTTTCCTTCATTCTTCCGCTTTTCACTATCATGGGGGCAACATTCCACTGGAATAACGATAGATAAAAAGCTATTATAAATGCAAGAGGTTCGCGACGTGCTCCGTTAACCGAATGGTTGCATTAATTTAAGGGCCACAAGTATGAGTATCATCACGTCCTCCGGAAACTTAGGAGTCGCATTGGGGAATGTTATTTTCTCAGCACTTCTTGATTTCGAGTGTCTCGCAGGTTTCCTCGGTCTTGGCTGTTTTTTCATAAGTAAGTTAAATAtctattcatttaaaatatttctctccttgtttttcttcccccttcccctccctctccctgCCTTTATATCGATTAACACATTTTTTGAttcacattaattattattattaggacCTTGCTTTATTACGatcattcgatcgatattaacgattcaattataataaataatattaataaaatatattctaatatatttaacgtttacggtacataatacatataatgataaatttataacgattGAGAATCATTcgaatttcttaaaaatttttttcttctctttttttctcctttttttttcttttttttttttttttatcgatacacGTGTAAtacctataaatatatatattaacgagGTAATATCTTTGATATATCTTTACTGATTATCCGATACATATtccttaataaaaataaatctatttttagATAAGATAAGTATCACgaaagttatttatttttaatgataaagatcgatcattgattataaataatacaattaatatctTAGATCTTAcgaaacagatatatatatatatatatatttatgatgaaATATAAACGATCAATTGGtaatttagaattaaaaaatatttaattttattaaacactTTAacgatcattctttttttcagtttGTATCATCATAACGTTCCTATATCCAAAACCGGTAAGGGCATCGCCGCAGAGTTTAGCGTAGCACGAGATGATCGCACGAGAGATTAGacgaaaaagatttatatctatgatatatttttggaagaaaaaaaaaaatgagatacatacacatatccacatatatattatatatatgtatatacacacatacagacacacatacatgcacacatatatatacataaatatacacatacttttttattacgttttgaTACACGAACAGTAtgaaaggagggagagagagagaaagagagagagagagagagaaaaagagagaaagaaaaagagagaacgatagaATGAGTGAACGTGTATTCGgctgtgaaat
Proteins encoded:
- the LOC124429405 gene encoding synaptic vesicle glycoprotein 2B-like yields the protein MVKETSEEDKISTITGNVNVDEPAEYERAISVTGFGLFNVLLFMAALPIAWTGAFDTTSPAFILASAECDLQLTFFRKGLLIAFPFIAMLATASLWDYVTIYVGRRTLFVLGLLADSILNILSTAVDSYHVFLLIKFISGVIAGGPPSMVMGYLTEFHSATYKPRFAAWSGFLFSMATIVPAALGFTILPLEWVVDVFGKSYNSWRIYLLLCSIPPVLGLVTASMLPESPKHLMEIGRQDEALKLFRRMYTMNTRKPADTFSIKALVVQKTQLSRPTLRASLEKMRIDLYNTKLLFSAPYLPAFSYVTFLQFGSMLGFNTMRLWVPHMFMILSNYDYEHWKPVGRAPTICEMLDRHAAKPGRLYLNSTNFDDACFEWKINPVVYQNSTIIASSAVLFSFLMGFLMTTRLRKQMILFAAFLISLASSFGINWAQAPPYMLTLAAAVIVTSRIASNVVNAVNADVIPIPLRATSMSIITSSGNLGVALGNVIFSALLDFECLAGFLGLGCFFIICIIITFLYPKPVRASPQSLA